In Streptomyces chartreusis NRRL 3882, the following are encoded in one genomic region:
- a CDS encoding bifunctional DNA primase/polymerase — protein sequence MSAEYGGRTGLQGKLTQWLRAGRRPKETAGDGGREALLLAAAGAGLPLAPAAHPAGYRCSCDRVGCPTPARHPVSFAWQTQSTTDRAQIERWARHQPQANFITATGMVHDVLDVPLDAGRSALERLLGDGVEVGPVAESDDGRMLFFTLTRGTPEEEDEWWPCELDCHPETMDEHPGLRWHCRGSYVLVPPARLPGEDQTVHWVRGPEHPLPDPLSLLETLTEACARYAGEEADHAGQAWPLRH from the coding sequence ATGAGCGCGGAGTACGGCGGCAGGACCGGCCTACAGGGCAAACTCACCCAGTGGCTGCGCGCCGGGCGCCGGCCGAAGGAGACCGCCGGTGACGGCGGCCGTGAGGCCCTGCTGCTCGCCGCCGCCGGAGCCGGACTGCCGCTCGCGCCCGCCGCCCACCCGGCCGGCTACCGCTGCTCCTGCGACCGCGTCGGCTGTCCCACCCCGGCCCGGCACCCGGTGTCCTTCGCCTGGCAGACGCAGTCGACCACCGACCGCGCCCAGATCGAACGCTGGGCCCGCCATCAGCCGCAGGCCAACTTCATCACCGCGACCGGCATGGTGCACGACGTCCTCGACGTGCCCCTGGATGCCGGTCGCAGTGCGTTGGAGCGGCTGCTCGGCGACGGTGTCGAGGTCGGGCCCGTCGCCGAGAGCGACGACGGCCGCATGCTGTTCTTCACCCTCACCCGCGGGACGCCCGAGGAGGAGGACGAGTGGTGGCCGTGCGAACTGGACTGCCACCCCGAGACGATGGACGAGCACCCCGGGCTGCGGTGGCACTGCCGTGGCTCCTACGTCCTCGTACCGCCGGCGCGGCTGCCCGGTGAGGACCAGACGGTGCACTGGGTGCGCGGGCCCGAGCATCCATTGCCGGATCCGCTGAGCCTGCTGGAGACCCTGACCGAGGCCTGCGCCCGGTACGCCGGCGAGGAAGCCGACCACGCCGGGCAGGCCTGGCCGCTGCGGCACTGA
- the efeU gene encoding iron uptake transporter permease EfeU, whose product MFSNYLIGLREGLEASLVVCILIAYLVKTDRRDALRPIWIGIGIAVALAFGFGCALEFGSQELTFEAQEALGGSLSILAVGLVTWMVFWMRRTARHLKSELHGKLDAALAMGTGALVATAFLAVGREGLETALFVWASVHAASDGSPRPLLGVALGLLTAVLLGWLFYRGALRIDLARFFTWTGGMLVVVAAGVLAYGFHDLQEARFLPGERKLAFDISGTIPPDSWYGTLLKGVFNFQPDPTVLQVVVWLLYLVPTLTLFLAPTGLGRGRTAPAPVRDRA is encoded by the coding sequence TTGTTCTCCAACTACCTGATCGGTCTGCGCGAGGGCCTGGAGGCGAGCCTCGTCGTCTGCATCCTCATCGCCTACCTGGTGAAGACGGACCGCCGGGACGCGCTGCGGCCGATCTGGATCGGCATCGGCATCGCGGTCGCCCTCGCGTTCGGCTTCGGCTGTGCGCTCGAATTCGGCTCGCAGGAGCTGACGTTCGAGGCGCAGGAGGCGCTCGGCGGGTCCCTGTCGATCCTCGCGGTCGGTCTGGTGACGTGGATGGTGTTCTGGATGCGGCGCACCGCCCGGCACCTGAAGTCCGAACTGCACGGCAAGCTGGACGCGGCCCTCGCCATGGGCACGGGCGCGCTGGTCGCCACGGCGTTCCTGGCCGTGGGCCGGGAGGGCCTTGAGACGGCCCTGTTCGTCTGGGCCTCGGTCCACGCGGCGAGCGACGGCAGCCCGCGTCCCCTTCTCGGTGTCGCCCTGGGCCTGTTGACCGCGGTCCTCCTGGGCTGGCTCTTCTACCGGGGCGCCCTGCGCATCGATCTCGCCCGGTTCTTCACCTGGACCGGCGGCATGCTCGTCGTCGTGGCCGCGGGCGTACTGGCGTACGGCTTCCACGACTTGCAGGAGGCCCGCTTCCTGCCGGGCGAGCGGAAACTGGCCTTCGACATCTCCGGCACGATTCCGCCGGACAGTTGGTACGGCACGTTGCTCAAGGGCGTGTTCAACTTCCAGCCGGATCCGACGGTGCTCCAGGTCGTGGTGTGGCTGCTGTACCTGGTCCCGACCCTGACCCTGTTCCTGGCACCGACGGGCCTTGGACGCGGCCGGACGGCGCCGGCGCCGGTGCGCGACAGGGCCTGA
- the efeB gene encoding iron uptake transporter deferrochelatase/peroxidase subunit: MTDNDTPSPSRRSLLGWGGAGLALGAAAAGGAVAMARTDDDPAPDTGTAIAFHGPHQAGIATPVQDRLHFAAFDVTTDDRAEFVQLLKEWTEAARRMTAGQPVGEGGFGGLPEAPPDDTGEALDLKPSRLTLTIGFGPSLFGKFGLAEQRPAALVDLPKFAGDNLDKNRSGGDLCVQACADDPQVAVHAIRNLARIGFGKVVIRWSQLGFGKTSSTTPEAQTPRNLMGFKDGTRNIAGTETDRLKKFVWVDGKDGPSWMTNGSYLVARRIRMHIETWDRTSLQEQEDIFGRDKGEGAPVGKAKERDEPFLKAMKPDAHVRLAHPDANHGATILRRGYSFTDGTDGLGRLDAGLFFLAYQRDVRKGFIPIQRNLATDALNEYIQHVGSALFAIPPGVRDKDDWWGRTLFSKEA, encoded by the coding sequence ATGACGGACAACGACACGCCATCTCCCTCCCGGCGCTCCCTGCTCGGCTGGGGCGGCGCGGGCCTGGCCCTCGGCGCCGCCGCGGCGGGCGGAGCGGTGGCGATGGCCCGCACCGACGACGACCCCGCACCGGACACGGGAACCGCGATCGCCTTCCACGGCCCGCACCAGGCGGGCATCGCCACGCCCGTCCAGGACCGGCTGCACTTCGCCGCGTTCGACGTGACGACCGACGACCGGGCGGAGTTCGTCCAGCTGCTGAAGGAGTGGACGGAAGCCGCCCGCCGCATGACGGCCGGGCAGCCGGTGGGCGAGGGCGGCTTCGGCGGCCTCCCCGAGGCACCCCCGGACGACACCGGCGAGGCCCTGGACCTCAAGCCCTCCCGCCTGACCCTCACGATCGGCTTCGGTCCGAGCCTGTTCGGGAAGTTCGGCCTGGCGGAGCAACGGCCGGCCGCCCTGGTGGACCTGCCCAAGTTCGCGGGTGACAACCTGGACAAGAACCGCAGCGGAGGCGACCTGTGCGTCCAGGCCTGCGCGGACGACCCACAGGTCGCCGTGCACGCCATCCGCAACCTGGCCCGCATCGGCTTCGGCAAGGTCGTCATCCGCTGGTCGCAGCTCGGCTTCGGCAAGACGTCGTCGACGACACCCGAGGCACAGACCCCGCGCAACCTGATGGGTTTCAAGGACGGCACCCGCAACATAGCGGGCACGGAGACGGACCGGCTGAAGAAGTTCGTGTGGGTGGACGGGAAGGACGGCCCGTCCTGGATGACGAACGGCTCCTACCTCGTCGCCCGCCGCATCCGCATGCACATCGAGACCTGGGACCGCACCTCGCTCCAGGAGCAGGAGGACATCTTCGGCCGTGACAAGGGCGAGGGCGCCCCGGTCGGCAAGGCGAAGGAGCGTGACGAGCCGTTCCTGAAGGCCATGAAGCCCGACGCGCACGTCCGGCTCGCGCACCCCGACGCCAACCACGGGGCGACGATCCTGCGCCGCGGCTACTCCTTCACCGACGGCACGGACGGACTGGGCCGCCTCGACGCGGGCCTGTTCTTCCTCGCCTACCAGCGGGACGTCCGCAAGGGCTTCATCCCGATCCAGCGCAACCTGGCCACGGACGCGCTCAACGAGTACATCCAGCACGTGGGTTCGGCGCTCTTCGCCATCCCGCCGGGCGTCCGCGACAAGGACGACTGGTGGGGCCGGACGCTGTTCTCCAAGGAGGCCTGA
- the efeO gene encoding iron uptake system protein EfeO: protein MRPASPVSVVIAAAAVLTAVTGCTEKSNAEDGDRVVHVTATDDKCEVSKKEFPAGHVELAVENKGSKVTEVYVLFPDDRVVTERENIGPGTRQRVTAEVKAGDYQIACKPGMKGKGIRQAVKATGGKAVKRDPRLDEAVAAYRAYTQEQADETLPKAETFARAVKDGDLEAAQKAYAPSRIGWERTEPVAESFGDIDPKVDVREDGLEDGQDPATDWTGWHRLEKALWQDKKIGDREKELADRLITDLKDWQERVGKADITPTSMANGAKELLDEVATGKVTGEEERYSHTDLVDFKANVEGAQKSYELLKPVAQENDKALTTELDKQFATLNTLLDKYRPDTTSYDFTSYDKVGKADRKELSDAVNALAEPLSKLAAAVAK from the coding sequence ATGCGACCCGCCAGCCCCGTATCCGTCGTGATCGCCGCCGCGGCGGTTCTGACCGCAGTCACCGGCTGTACGGAGAAGAGCAACGCCGAGGACGGCGACCGCGTGGTCCATGTGACGGCCACGGACGACAAGTGCGAGGTGTCGAAGAAGGAGTTCCCCGCCGGGCACGTCGAACTGGCCGTCGAGAACAAGGGTTCCAAGGTCACCGAGGTCTACGTGCTCTTCCCTGACGACCGCGTGGTCACCGAGCGGGAGAACATAGGCCCCGGCACCAGGCAGCGGGTCACCGCCGAGGTGAAGGCCGGCGACTACCAGATCGCCTGCAAGCCCGGCATGAAGGGCAAGGGCATCCGTCAGGCCGTCAAGGCCACCGGCGGCAAGGCGGTCAAGCGCGACCCGCGCCTGGACGAGGCCGTGGCGGCCTACCGCGCCTACACCCAGGAGCAGGCCGACGAGACCCTGCCCAAGGCCGAAACCTTCGCCCGGGCCGTCAAGGACGGCGACCTGGAAGCCGCGCAGAAGGCGTACGCGCCGTCCCGCATCGGCTGGGAGCGCACCGAGCCGGTCGCCGAGTCCTTCGGCGACATCGACCCGAAGGTCGACGTCCGCGAGGACGGCCTGGAGGACGGCCAGGACCCCGCCACCGACTGGACCGGCTGGCACCGCCTGGAGAAGGCCCTCTGGCAGGACAAGAAGATCGGCGACCGGGAGAAGGAGCTCGCCGACCGGCTCATCACCGACCTGAAGGACTGGCAGGAGCGGGTCGGCAAGGCCGACATCACCCCGACCTCGATGGCCAACGGTGCCAAGGAACTCCTCGACGAGGTCGCGACCGGCAAGGTCACCGGCGAGGAGGAGCGCTACTCGCACACCGACCTGGTCGACTTCAAGGCCAACGTCGAGGGCGCGCAGAAGTCGTACGAGCTGCTGAAGCCGGTCGCGCAGGAGAACGACAAGGCCCTCACCACGGAACTGGACAAGCAGTTCGCCACCCTGAACACGCTGCTCGACAAGTACCGCCCGGACACGACGTCGTACGACTTCACCTCCTACGACAAGGTCGGCAAGGCCGACCGCAAGGAGCTCTCGGACGCGGTCAACGCGCTGGCGGAGCCCCTGTCGAAGCTCGCTGCCGCAGTCGCGAAGTAG
- a CDS encoding PhzF family phenazine biosynthesis protein, translating to MTDYDVLRVFCGPNGGYGNELGVVREGSVMPERSERQAFAAKLGFSETVFVDDPERGVIDIYTPTLRLPFAGHPCVGTAWLLDVPELVTPAGVVGARQDGEFCWIEARAEWVPQRTLRQYGSAAEVDDLAVPPPGEWVYAWAWEDEPAGRVRARAFPGRGDGIDEDEATGAAALLLTDRLGRALNITQGAGSQILTAPQPGGWTEVGGRVHLER from the coding sequence GTGACTGACTACGACGTGCTCCGCGTCTTCTGCGGGCCGAACGGTGGATACGGCAACGAACTCGGTGTCGTGCGTGAGGGTTCGGTGATGCCCGAGCGGAGTGAGCGGCAGGCGTTCGCCGCGAAACTCGGGTTCAGTGAGACCGTGTTCGTCGACGACCCCGAGCGCGGGGTGATCGACATCTACACGCCCACCCTGCGCCTGCCCTTCGCCGGGCACCCGTGTGTCGGGACGGCCTGGCTGCTCGACGTGCCCGAACTGGTCACGCCCGCCGGGGTGGTCGGGGCCCGGCAGGACGGGGAGTTCTGCTGGATCGAGGCGCGGGCGGAGTGGGTGCCGCAGCGCACCCTGCGGCAGTACGGAAGCGCGGCCGAGGTCGACGACCTGGCCGTGCCGCCGCCGGGGGAGTGGGTCTACGCCTGGGCGTGGGAGGACGAGCCCGCCGGACGGGTGCGGGCCCGGGCCTTCCCCGGACGCGGCGACGGGATCGACGAGGACGAGGCGACCGGGGCGGCGGCCCTGCTGCTCACCGACCGGCTCGGCCGGGCCCTCAACATCACCCAGGGAGCGGGCTCCCAGATCCTGACCGCACCCCAGCCGGGCGGCTGGACCGAGGTCGGCGGCCGGGTGCACCTCGAACGCTGA
- a CDS encoding heme oxygenase (biliverdin-producing) yields the protein MESFSTLIRTASREQHEEVRGSTFMSDLLGHKLGVDAFARYTEQLWFVYGALESGAERLAGDPVAGPFVRPELFRTAALEQDLEYLRGPGWRAGISALPATLEYARRISDCARTWPAGYVAHHYTRYLGDLSGGQIIRDTAERAWGLPKKGDGVRFYVFEEIPNPAAFKRGYWELLDAVPGDELERQRIVAECKRAYALNNAVFHALGEEFPLSA from the coding sequence ATGGAATCCTTCTCCACCCTCATCCGGACCGCTTCCCGCGAGCAGCACGAGGAGGTCAGGGGCTCGACGTTCATGAGCGACCTGCTGGGGCACAAACTGGGGGTCGACGCGTTCGCCCGCTACACGGAGCAGCTGTGGTTCGTGTACGGGGCACTGGAGTCCGGCGCCGAGCGCCTGGCCGGGGACCCGGTGGCCGGCCCCTTCGTCCGCCCGGAGTTGTTCCGGACGGCCGCGCTGGAGCAGGACCTGGAGTACCTGCGCGGCCCCGGCTGGCGAGCGGGCATCAGCGCGCTGCCCGCCACCCTGGAGTACGCGCGACGGATCTCCGACTGCGCCCGCACCTGGCCTGCCGGCTACGTCGCCCACCACTACACCCGCTACCTCGGCGACCTCTCCGGCGGGCAGATCATCCGCGACACGGCCGAGAGGGCGTGGGGTCTGCCGAAGAAGGGCGACGGGGTCCGCTTCTACGTGTTCGAGGAGATCCCCAACCCGGCCGCCTTCAAGCGGGGTTACTGGGAGCTGCTGGACGCGGTGCCCGGAGACGAGCTGGAGCGGCAGCGGATCGTGGCCGAGTGCAAGCGGGCGTACGCGCTGAACAACGCGGTGTTCCACGCGCTGGGCGAGGAGTTCCCGCTGTCGGCCTGA
- a CDS encoding NmrA/HSCARG family protein, whose protein sequence is MRANRVRALTRTPGSAAARALRALGADVLAADFDDRESLEFALKGADGLFAMSTPFGSDPETEVRQGIALLEAARDIGHIVFSSAAHADRDTGIPHFDSKYRIEQHLRGLGVPWTVLGPAVFMDNYTVEWSLEGLREGRFVLPMPDDRPVTLIPARDIGAFAAHVLARPEKFAGRRIDIASDELTCPRIAEALTGVCGRPIVFERLPIARVETFSADLAAMFRYFTETGLDVDVDALRRDFPEIGWQRFGTWAAERTWPVN, encoded by the coding sequence ATCAGGGCTAACCGGGTCCGCGCCCTGACCCGCACTCCCGGCTCGGCCGCCGCCCGGGCGCTGCGGGCCCTCGGCGCAGACGTGCTCGCGGCCGACTTCGACGACCGCGAGTCGCTGGAGTTCGCCCTGAAAGGCGCCGACGGACTGTTCGCCATGTCCACCCCCTTCGGCTCCGACCCGGAAACCGAGGTCCGGCAGGGCATCGCCCTGCTGGAGGCCGCCCGGGACATCGGGCACATCGTGTTCTCCTCCGCCGCACACGCCGACCGGGACACGGGCATCCCGCACTTCGACAGCAAGTACCGCATCGAGCAGCACCTGCGCGGGCTGGGTGTGCCGTGGACGGTCCTCGGCCCGGCCGTGTTCATGGACAACTACACGGTCGAATGGTCGCTCGAAGGTCTGCGCGAGGGCAGATTCGTCCTGCCGATGCCTGATGACCGGCCGGTGACGCTGATTCCCGCGCGGGACATCGGCGCCTTCGCCGCCCATGTGCTCGCGCGGCCCGAAAAGTTCGCGGGCCGGCGCATCGACATCGCCTCCGACGAGCTGACCTGCCCCCGGATCGCGGAGGCGCTGACCGGCGTGTGCGGCAGGCCGATCGTCTTCGAGCGGCTGCCGATCGCCCGCGTCGAGACGTTCTCGGCCGATCTCGCCGCGATGTTCCGCTACTTCACCGAGACCGGCCTCGATGTCGACGTGGACGCCCTGCGCCGCGACTTTCCGGAGATCGGCTGGCAGCGCTTCGGCACCTGGGCGGCCGAGCGCACCTGGCCGGTCAACTGA
- a CDS encoding MarR family winged helix-turn-helix transcriptional regulator, translating into MFNQAVADHLKLHPTDVQCLNLLTAESGPFTTGRIAELTGLTSGSATRLVDRLEKAGYVVRRRDQTDRRRVLVEPVPKAMRNLTELWAELGERWRAMFADYTEDELALLYRHMRRTVELSRQQIAHLRGKD; encoded by the coding sequence ATGTTCAACCAGGCGGTCGCGGACCATCTCAAGCTGCACCCGACCGACGTCCAGTGCCTCAACCTGCTGACCGCCGAGTCCGGCCCGTTCACCACCGGCCGGATCGCCGAGCTCACCGGCCTGACCAGCGGCTCGGCGACCCGGCTGGTCGACCGTCTGGAAAAGGCGGGCTACGTGGTCAGGCGCCGCGACCAGACCGACCGCCGCCGGGTTCTGGTGGAGCCCGTCCCGAAGGCGATGCGGAATCTCACGGAGCTGTGGGCCGAGCTGGGCGAGCGATGGCGGGCGATGTTCGCCGACTACACCGAGGACGAACTCGCCCTGCTGTACCGGCACATGCGACGCACCGTCGAGCTCTCCCGGCAGCAGATCGCCCACCTGCGCGGCAAGGACTGA
- the map gene encoding type I methionyl aminopeptidase, with amino-acid sequence MSGQSLLVPGELSPTRPVPGNIRRPEYVGKPAPTPYTGPEVQTPETIEAMRLAGRIAARAMAEAAKLIAPGVTTDELDKVAHEYMCDHGAYPSTLGYRGFPKSLCTSVNEVICHGIPDSTVLRDGDIVNLDVTAYIGGVHGDNNATYLVGDVDEESRLLVERTRESLDRAIKAVKPGRQINIIGRVIESYAKRFGYGVVRDFTGHGINSSFHSGLIIPHYDSPHATTVIQPGMTFTIEPMLTLGTHEYDMWDDGWTVVTKDRKRTAQFEHTLVVTESGAEILTLP; translated from the coding sequence ATGTCTGGCCAGTCGCTGCTCGTACCGGGGGAGCTGTCCCCCACCCGTCCCGTGCCCGGAAACATCCGCCGCCCCGAGTACGTCGGCAAGCCCGCGCCGACGCCGTACACCGGACCGGAGGTGCAGACGCCCGAGACGATCGAGGCGATGCGGCTCGCCGGCCGGATCGCCGCCCGGGCGATGGCGGAGGCCGCGAAGCTGATCGCCCCCGGGGTGACCACCGACGAGCTGGACAAGGTGGCGCACGAGTACATGTGCGACCACGGCGCCTATCCCTCGACGCTCGGCTACCGGGGCTTCCCGAAGTCGCTGTGCACCTCGGTCAACGAGGTCATCTGCCACGGCATCCCGGACTCGACGGTCCTGCGCGACGGCGACATCGTCAACCTCGACGTGACGGCGTACATCGGCGGTGTGCACGGCGACAACAACGCGACCTACCTGGTCGGTGACGTCGACGAGGAGTCGCGGCTGCTGGTGGAGCGGACCCGGGAGTCCCTCGACCGGGCGATCAAGGCGGTCAAGCCGGGCCGGCAGATCAACATCATCGGCCGGGTCATCGAGTCCTACGCCAAGCGCTTCGGCTACGGGGTGGTCCGGGACTTCACCGGCCACGGCATCAACAGCTCGTTCCACTCGGGCCTGATCATCCCGCACTACGACAGCCCGCACGCGACGACGGTGATCCAGCCCGGGATGACGTTCACGATCGAGCCGATGCTGACGCTCGGGACGCACGAGTACGACATGTGGGACGACGGCTGGACGGTCGTGACGAAGGACCGCAAGCGGACGGCCCAGTTCGAGCACACGCTGGTGGTGACGGAGTCGGGCGCGGAGATCCTCACGCTGCCGTAG
- a CDS encoding sialidase family protein has product MTETSVPFRAGREGYASFRIPAVVATGTGTLLALCEGRVGSRDDFGNIDIVLKRSTDGGRTWSPLLVAARNGDALAGNPAPVVLDTGRVLLVHVRNAALATEDAIRCGKVSAADGRRVWVQHSDDDGLTWSAPREITQETKEPHWRWYATTPGHALQLSTGRIVVPANHSLPPTGTDNGTEGRYNGGHCLLSDDRGATWRIGYVDDNTDGYINANETTAAELPDGRVYVNTRNDSPSPGTRADAHSADGGQTLVKPFRPQAGLSAPVCQASVLQLRDPDVLLYSGPADPGFRALMTIRASTDGGTTWRPAHTVDGLPAAYSDLVRVDADTVGLLYETGDFSAYETITFRRVPVTELP; this is encoded by the coding sequence ATGACCGAGACCAGCGTCCCCTTCCGCGCCGGCCGGGAGGGGTACGCCAGCTTCCGCATCCCCGCCGTCGTCGCCACCGGCACGGGCACCCTGCTCGCCCTCTGCGAGGGCCGCGTCGGCTCCCGGGACGACTTCGGGAACATCGACATCGTCCTCAAACGCTCCACGGACGGCGGCCGCACCTGGAGCCCGCTCCTGGTCGCCGCCAGGAACGGCGACGCCCTCGCCGGCAACCCGGCGCCCGTCGTCCTGGACACCGGCCGTGTCCTCCTGGTGCACGTACGCAACGCCGCGCTCGCCACCGAGGACGCCATCCGGTGCGGCAAGGTGAGCGCGGCCGACGGGCGCCGGGTCTGGGTGCAGCACAGCGACGACGACGGCCTCACCTGGTCCGCGCCGCGGGAGATCACCCAGGAGACCAAGGAGCCGCACTGGCGCTGGTACGCCACCACCCCCGGCCACGCCCTCCAGTTGAGCACCGGCCGGATCGTCGTCCCCGCCAACCACTCCCTGCCGCCCACCGGCACGGACAACGGCACCGAGGGCAGGTACAACGGCGGCCACTGCCTGCTCAGCGACGACCGGGGCGCGACCTGGCGGATCGGCTACGTCGACGACAACACCGACGGCTACATCAACGCCAACGAGACCACCGCCGCCGAACTCCCCGACGGCCGCGTGTACGTCAACACGCGCAACGACTCCCCGTCGCCCGGCACCCGCGCCGACGCCCACTCGGCCGACGGCGGCCAGACCCTGGTGAAGCCCTTCCGCCCGCAGGCGGGCCTGTCCGCCCCCGTGTGCCAGGCGAGCGTCCTCCAACTCCGCGACCCGGACGTGCTGCTCTACTCCGGCCCCGCCGACCCCGGTTTCCGCGCCCTGATGACGATCCGCGCCTCCACCGACGGCGGCACCACCTGGCGCCCGGCCCACACCGTGGACGGGCTGCCCGCCGCGTACTCCGACCTGGTGCGCGTCGACGCGGACACCGTGGGACTGCTGTACGAGACCGGCGACTTCAGCGCCTACGAGACCATCACCTTCCGCCGGGTGCCCGTGACGGAGCTGCCCTGA
- the npdG gene encoding NADPH-dependent F420 reductase, whose translation MTSTDSAATDNAQKAPAKDPWDLPDVSGLVVGVLGGTGPQGKGLAYRLARAGQKVIIGSRAAERARAAAEELGHGVEGADNAETARRSDIVIVAVPWDGHGKTLESLREELAGKLVVDCVNPLGFDKKGAYALKPEEGSAAEQAAALLPDSRVTAAFHHLSAVLLQDPEIDEIDTDVMVLGEVRADVEIVQALAGRIPGMRGIFAGRLRNAHQVESLVANLISVNRRYKAHAGLRVTDV comes from the coding sequence ATGACCTCTACCGACAGTGCTGCCACCGACAACGCCCAGAAGGCCCCCGCCAAGGACCCCTGGGACCTGCCCGACGTCTCCGGACTCGTCGTCGGGGTGCTCGGCGGGACCGGGCCGCAGGGCAAGGGCCTCGCCTACCGGCTCGCCCGGGCCGGACAGAAGGTGATCATCGGCTCGCGGGCGGCCGAGCGCGCCCGGGCCGCCGCGGAGGAACTCGGCCACGGCGTCGAGGGCGCCGACAACGCCGAGACCGCGCGCCGCAGCGACATCGTGATCGTCGCCGTGCCGTGGGACGGCCACGGCAAGACGCTGGAGTCCCTGCGCGAGGAACTGGCCGGCAAGCTCGTCGTCGACTGCGTCAACCCGCTCGGCTTCGACAAGAAGGGCGCCTACGCGCTCAAGCCCGAGGAGGGCAGCGCCGCCGAGCAGGCCGCCGCCCTGCTGCCGGACTCCCGGGTCACGGCCGCCTTCCACCACCTGTCGGCCGTGCTGCTCCAGGACCCGGAGATCGACGAGATCGACACCGACGTGATGGTGCTCGGCGAGGTCCGCGCCGACGTCGAGATCGTGCAGGCCCTCGCCGGGCGCATCCCCGGCATGCGCGGCATCTTCGCCGGGCGGCTGCGCAACGCCCACCAGGTGGAGTCGCTGGTGGCGAACCTGATCTCCGTGAACCGCCGGTACAAGGCGCACGCGGGGCTCCGGGTCACGGACGTATGA
- a CDS encoding site-2 protease family protein yields the protein MTTATSRHSERRISPVFVGILAVTAVTGWATWTGFAQQPGVAVFLFVTAAWIVSLCLHEYAHARTALHSGDISVGAKGYLTLNPLKYTHALLSIVLPVIFVIMGGIGLPGGAVFIEHGRIRGRWKHSLISAAGPLTNVLFAVVCTAPFWLDALDGVPADFRFALAFLALLQVTAALLNFLPVPGLDGYGVIEPWLSYDIRRQVEPFAPFGLLFVFALLWLPAVNGVFFDVVDSVLKSLGISDVETYCGQELYRFWQGSNEFCSAAP from the coding sequence ATGACCACCGCCACCAGCCGCCACAGTGAGCGGCGGATCAGTCCCGTCTTCGTCGGGATTCTGGCCGTGACGGCGGTCACGGGATGGGCGACCTGGACCGGGTTCGCGCAGCAGCCCGGGGTCGCCGTGTTCCTCTTCGTGACGGCGGCCTGGATCGTCTCGCTCTGCCTGCACGAGTACGCGCACGCGCGCACCGCCCTGCACAGCGGCGACATCTCGGTCGGTGCGAAGGGGTACCTCACCCTGAACCCGCTGAAGTACACGCACGCGCTGCTCAGCATCGTCCTCCCGGTGATCTTCGTGATCATGGGCGGGATCGGTCTGCCCGGCGGCGCGGTGTTCATCGAGCACGGGCGGATCCGGGGGCGCTGGAAGCACAGCCTGATCTCGGCGGCGGGCCCGCTGACGAACGTGCTGTTCGCGGTCGTCTGCACGGCCCCGTTCTGGCTGGACGCGCTGGACGGCGTGCCGGCCGACTTCCGGTTCGCCCTGGCCTTCCTCGCGCTGCTCCAGGTGACGGCCGCGCTGCTGAACTTCCTGCCGGTGCCGGGCCTGGACGGCTACGGCGTCATCGAGCCCTGGCTGTCGTACGACATCCGGCGGCAGGTGGAGCCGTTCGCGCCGTTCGGCCTGCTCTTCGTGTTCGCGCTGCTGTGGCTGCCGGCGGTGAACGGCGTGTTCTTCGACGTGGTCGACTCGGTGCTGAAGTCGCTCGGGATCAGTGACGTCGAGACGTACTGCGGTCAGGAGCTGTACCGCTTCTGGCAGGGCTCGAACGAGTTCTGCTCGGCCGCTCCCTGA